The Micromonospora sp. NBC_00421 genome contains a region encoding:
- a CDS encoding UPF0182 family membrane protein, producing the protein MRSSPLPRMSRRGRVTIGVLVGVFLLFTLLGWGVQAWTDWLWFDEVRYTQVFTGVLLTRVLLFLAVGLGLAAFVGGNLWLAYRLRPKLRPHSLEQATLERYRMLLAPRIGSWISLTAVVLGLFAGLSAQGRWPQWLLFRNGGDFGVKDPEFGIDVGFYVFQLPFWRYLLGVGFTAVVLALIGVLAVHYIFGGVRLQGVGDRMTGAARAHLSTLVAVFVLLKAVAYVLDRRAMLLEYNEGAKLYGAGYADVNALLPAKEILAYISVVVAIAIIVFSNAVMRNLVWPGISLALLGVSAVAIGGIYPWAVQTFEVKPSARDKEAPYIQRSIDATRAAYDIAEVQTKGYAASNLVPPASLATDTSVVPNVRLLDPQLVSETYTQLQQVRGFYDFGPKLDIDRYAVQNKTSDYVVGVREINYGELTDQQNNWINRHTVYTHGYGLVGAPANQVVCGGQPYFVSGFLGEKAQEACSSQTEQIPASQPRIYYGERMQADDYAIVGQTEEGKNAEFDRPTPTTGGEQYYTYTGEGGVEIGSFTRRLLYSIKEQETNFLLSEAVNENSKLLYVRNPRDRVEKVAPFLTLDGDPYPAVVGGKVQWIIDGYTTAATYPYAERINLQQETTDELTNRGTFQLARENVNYMRNSVKATVDAYDGTVRLYEFDDTDPVLKAWNKAFGGDLVLPKTAIPADLAEHFRYPADMFKVQRNLLTKFHVTNPGDFYSGQDFWQVPNVPDAPDSGQKQPPYYLFTQFPNQDAPRFQLTSAVTPNGRQNLAALISGSYVDGQPKLEVLELPDQTRISGPVQVHQQMTNNATIRTELNLLSSNQAQVQYGNLLSLPFADGMLYVEPVYVKSNQQDAYPLLQKVLLSYGDGGSYVVLANNVADGIKQLVEQGKRAGQGSTPPPSSGGTPPSPSPSPSPSASPTASPGASNPPPSGDLAAAAQRVQTAIAEVKAAQASGDFERYGRALKALDEAITAFQQAQQGNPAAPPSGNPPASPSAGG; encoded by the coding sequence ATGCGTAGCAGCCCCCTGCCGAGGATGAGTCGGCGCGGACGCGTCACCATCGGGGTCCTGGTCGGGGTGTTCCTCCTGTTCACCCTGCTGGGCTGGGGGGTGCAGGCGTGGACCGACTGGCTCTGGTTCGACGAGGTCCGCTACACCCAGGTCTTCACCGGCGTGCTGCTGACCCGGGTGCTGCTCTTCCTCGCCGTCGGGCTGGGCCTGGCCGCGTTCGTGGGCGGAAACCTGTGGTTGGCCTACCGGCTGCGGCCGAAGCTGCGCCCGCACTCGCTGGAGCAGGCCACCCTGGAGCGGTACCGGATGCTGCTCGCGCCCCGGATCGGCAGCTGGATCAGCCTGACCGCCGTGGTGCTCGGCCTGTTCGCCGGGCTCTCCGCGCAGGGCCGCTGGCCCCAGTGGCTGCTGTTCCGCAACGGCGGCGACTTCGGTGTCAAGGACCCGGAGTTCGGCATCGACGTCGGCTTCTACGTCTTCCAGCTGCCGTTCTGGCGCTACCTGCTCGGGGTCGGTTTCACCGCAGTGGTGCTGGCCCTGATCGGCGTGTTGGCCGTGCACTACATCTTCGGCGGGGTACGCCTGCAGGGCGTCGGCGACCGGATGACAGGCGCCGCCCGCGCCCACCTGAGCACGCTGGTCGCGGTCTTCGTCCTGCTCAAGGCCGTCGCGTACGTGCTGGACCGGCGGGCCATGCTGCTGGAGTACAACGAGGGCGCCAAGCTGTACGGCGCGGGCTACGCCGACGTCAACGCGCTGCTGCCGGCGAAGGAGATCCTGGCGTACATCTCGGTGGTGGTGGCCATCGCCATCATCGTTTTCTCCAACGCGGTGATGCGGAACCTGGTCTGGCCGGGCATCTCGCTGGCCCTGCTCGGGGTCTCCGCCGTCGCGATCGGTGGCATCTACCCGTGGGCGGTGCAGACCTTCGAGGTCAAGCCGAGCGCCCGGGACAAGGAGGCCCCGTACATCCAGCGCAGCATCGACGCCACCCGCGCCGCGTACGACATAGCCGAGGTGCAGACCAAGGGGTACGCGGCCAGCAACCTGGTGCCACCGGCCAGCCTGGCCACCGACACCTCGGTGGTGCCGAACGTCCGGCTGCTCGACCCGCAGCTGGTCTCCGAGACGTACACCCAGCTCCAGCAGGTCCGGGGGTTCTACGACTTCGGCCCCAAGCTGGACATCGACAGGTACGCGGTGCAGAACAAGACCTCCGACTACGTGGTCGGGGTTCGTGAGATCAACTACGGCGAGCTGACCGACCAGCAGAACAACTGGATCAACCGGCACACCGTCTACACCCACGGCTACGGCCTGGTCGGGGCCCCGGCCAACCAGGTGGTCTGCGGTGGGCAGCCGTACTTCGTCTCCGGCTTCCTCGGCGAGAAGGCACAGGAGGCGTGCTCCTCGCAGACCGAGCAGATCCCGGCCAGCCAGCCGCGGATCTACTACGGCGAGCGGATGCAGGCCGACGACTACGCCATCGTCGGTCAGACCGAGGAGGGTAAGAACGCCGAGTTCGACAGGCCCACCCCGACCACCGGGGGCGAGCAGTACTACACCTACACCGGTGAGGGTGGCGTCGAGATCGGCTCGTTCACCAGGCGGCTGCTCTACTCGATCAAGGAGCAGGAGACGAACTTCCTGCTCTCCGAGGCGGTCAACGAGAACTCCAAGCTGCTGTACGTGCGCAACCCCCGGGACCGGGTGGAGAAGGTCGCCCCGTTCCTCACCCTGGACGGCGACCCGTACCCGGCGGTGGTGGGCGGCAAGGTCCAGTGGATCATCGACGGCTACACCACGGCGGCGACCTATCCGTACGCCGAGCGGATCAACCTCCAACAGGAGACCACCGACGAGCTGACCAACCGGGGCACCTTCCAGCTGGCCCGGGAGAACGTCAACTACATGCGCAACTCGGTGAAGGCCACCGTCGACGCGTACGACGGCACGGTCCGGCTCTACGAGTTCGACGACACCGACCCGGTGCTCAAGGCGTGGAACAAGGCGTTCGGTGGCGACCTGGTGCTGCCGAAGACCGCGATCCCGGCCGACCTGGCCGAGCACTTCCGCTACCCGGCCGACATGTTCAAGGTGCAGCGCAACCTGCTCACCAAGTTCCACGTCACCAACCCCGGCGACTTCTACTCCGGCCAGGACTTCTGGCAGGTGCCGAACGTGCCGGACGCGCCGGACAGCGGGCAGAAGCAGCCGCCGTACTACCTGTTCACCCAGTTCCCCAACCAGGACGCCCCACGGTTCCAGCTCACCTCGGCGGTCACCCCGAACGGTCGGCAGAACCTCGCCGCGCTGATCTCCGGGTCGTACGTCGACGGGCAGCCGAAGCTGGAGGTGCTGGAGCTGCCGGATCAGACCCGGATCTCCGGCCCGGTGCAGGTGCACCAGCAGATGACCAACAACGCCACCATCCGGACCGAGCTGAACCTGCTCTCCTCCAACCAGGCGCAGGTGCAGTACGGCAACCTCCTGTCGTTGCCGTTCGCCGACGGGATGCTCTACGTCGAGCCGGTCTACGTCAAGAGCAACCAGCAGGACGCGTACCCGCTGCTGCAGAAGGTGCTCCTGTCGTACGGCGACGGCGGCTCGTACGTGGTGCTTGCCAACAACGTCGCCGACGGCATCAAACAGCTCGTCGAGCAGGGCAAACGGGCCGGGCAGGGGAGCACCCCGCCGCCGTCGAGCGGTGGGACGCCGCCGTCGCCGTCACCGTCGCCGTCACCGTCGGCATCGCCCACGGCCTCGCCCGGGGCGAGCAACCCGCCGCCCAGCGGTGACCTGGCCGCCGCAGCGCAGCGGGTCCAGACGGCGATCGCCGAGGTCAAGGCCGCCCAGGCGTCCGGCGACTTCGAGCGGTACGGCCGGGCCCTGAAGGCGCTGGACGAGGCGATCACCGCCTTCCAGCAGGCCCAGCAGGGCAATCCGGCCGCCCCGCCCAGCGGCAACCCGCCCGCGTCACCGTCCGCCGGCGGCTGA
- a CDS encoding YbaB/EbfC family nucleoid-associated protein: MEERPNFGALTAMIGDLRKAWSGMDEVQRRMLRVTGTAWSDDRTVKAVVGPRGHLLELDIDPRVFRNPNSKALAATIVATVRLAVEDAAEQSKEILDGSLAPDLRRLAPGGAQLEKLLHSHDADVRLKGDDDE, from the coding sequence ATGGAGGAACGACCGAACTTCGGCGCGCTGACCGCCATGATCGGTGACCTCAGGAAGGCCTGGTCCGGAATGGACGAGGTGCAGCGCCGGATGCTCCGGGTGACCGGCACGGCCTGGTCGGACGACCGTACCGTCAAGGCGGTCGTCGGCCCTCGCGGGCACCTGCTGGAGCTGGACATAGACCCACGGGTGTTCCGGAACCCCAACTCGAAGGCGCTGGCCGCCACCATCGTGGCGACCGTCCGCCTCGCCGTGGAGGACGCCGCCGAGCAGTCCAAGGAGATCCTCGACGGCAGCCTCGCGCCCGACCTGCGGCGGCTGGCACCCGGCGGCGCCCAGTTGGAGAAGCTGCTGCACAGCCACGACGCCGACGTACGCCTGAAGGGGGACGACGATGAGTAG
- a CDS encoding ABC transporter substrate-binding protein — translation MSAARPPLPRPGVDPARRRLLGGLLGLPVLAVGGLSGCGVDEESSVRDGPVELSVFWYGGTKRAEATERALRLYSARNPLVTFRVTWQGQGGYYDRLATQAGGGNVPDLFQIDDSMLGEYAQRGIVLDLGGYVDDGRINLNTLPPGLADYGKVDGRVYGVPAAQTHAAVVFNRDLLRRLGAPEPTTSMTWADYLSWAAGVTRASRGRVAGSMDPSGDHRALWLWLRGLGTKFYQGRQLGFGSAALLDWFEFWERARSQRATPAAALVDRADGGEPARQLVVTGHTAASFAWSHQFPELQRYSEDELALVGFPGPRAAQWDRASMYWAGFRGTRHAGVVANVVNFLTSSVEVGRLLGTERGLPASLTVRQAVVQTLDDPPAERVAALGEALHQQVGPAPAPPPKGHSEVRALLAESARSIRAGRSGARAATAQFMARAQAALAR, via the coding sequence TTGTCCGCTGCGCGTCCCCCGCTCCCCCGACCCGGAGTCGACCCGGCCCGGCGGCGGCTGCTCGGCGGGCTGCTCGGTCTGCCGGTGCTGGCCGTCGGCGGGCTCAGCGGGTGCGGCGTCGACGAGGAGTCGTCGGTGCGGGACGGCCCGGTGGAGTTGTCGGTCTTCTGGTACGGCGGCACCAAGCGGGCGGAGGCCACCGAACGGGCCCTGCGGCTGTATTCGGCACGCAATCCGCTTGTCACCTTCCGGGTGACCTGGCAGGGGCAGGGCGGCTACTACGACCGGCTCGCCACCCAGGCCGGCGGCGGCAACGTGCCCGACCTGTTCCAGATCGACGACTCGATGCTCGGCGAGTACGCCCAGCGCGGCATCGTCCTGGACCTCGGCGGATACGTAGACGACGGCCGGATCAACCTGAACACCCTGCCGCCCGGCCTGGCGGACTACGGCAAGGTCGACGGCCGGGTCTACGGCGTCCCGGCCGCACAGACCCACGCCGCCGTGGTGTTCAACCGGGACCTGCTCCGTCGGCTCGGTGCCCCCGAACCGACCACCTCGATGACCTGGGCCGACTATCTGAGCTGGGCCGCCGGGGTGACCCGGGCCAGCCGTGGCCGGGTCGCCGGCTCCATGGACCCGTCCGGGGACCACCGGGCGCTGTGGCTCTGGCTACGCGGGTTGGGCACCAAGTTCTACCAGGGACGTCAGTTGGGTTTCGGCTCGGCGGCACTGCTGGACTGGTTCGAGTTCTGGGAGCGGGCCCGCAGCCAACGGGCCACCCCGGCCGCCGCCCTGGTCGACCGGGCCGACGGCGGCGAGCCGGCCCGGCAGCTGGTGGTCACCGGGCACACTGCCGCTTCGTTCGCCTGGTCACACCAGTTTCCCGAACTCCAGCGCTATTCCGAGGACGAGTTGGCCCTGGTCGGCTTCCCCGGCCCCCGGGCCGCCCAGTGGGACCGGGCGTCGATGTACTGGGCCGGGTTCCGGGGCACCCGCCATGCCGGGGTGGTGGCCAACGTGGTCAACTTCCTCACCAGCAGCGTGGAGGTGGGCCGGCTCCTCGGCACCGAGCGCGGCCTGCCGGCCAGCCTGACGGTACGACAGGCGGTCGTCCAGACCCTCGACGATCCGCCGGCCGAGCGGGTCGCCGCCCTCGGTGAGGCGCTGCACCAGCAGGTCGGTCCGGCGCCCGCGCCACCCCCGAAGGGGCACAGCGAGGTGCGTGCCCTGCTCGCCGAGTCGGCCCGGAGCATCCGCGCGGGACGCTCCGGGGCGCGAGCGGCGACGGCGCAGTTCATGGCCCGCGCCCAGGCCGCCCTGGCCCGGTGA
- a CDS encoding WXG100 family type VII secretion target: protein MTNTPGLGQVHATQEQLNQMAQRCNDTGAGLAQGMAQLIDRVQTLGGGGMRGSANNALQDVSVQLNDGLKKIISALDELSGKMTSAATQYGMNDDDAATEIRQAAAETGNADVMSILRG, encoded by the coding sequence TTGACCAACACTCCCGGACTGGGTCAGGTCCACGCCACCCAGGAACAGCTGAACCAGATGGCACAGCGCTGCAACGACACCGGTGCGGGCCTCGCGCAGGGCATGGCGCAGCTCATCGATCGGGTGCAGACCCTGGGCGGTGGCGGCATGCGCGGCTCGGCGAACAACGCGCTCCAGGACGTCTCCGTGCAGCTCAACGACGGGCTGAAGAAGATCATCTCGGCACTCGACGAGCTGTCCGGCAAGATGACCAGCGCGGCCACGCAGTACGGCATGAACGACGACGACGCCGCGACCGAGATCCGCCAGGCCGCCGCCGAGACCGGCAACGCCGACGTGATGAGCATCCTGCGCGGCTGA
- a CDS encoding phosphoribosylaminoimidazolesuccinocarboxamide synthase produces the protein MELLHSGKVRDVYTDGDDLILVASDRISVYDVVLPTPIPDKGRLLTALSLWWFAQLADLVPHHVVSATEVPAEFAGRAIRCRRLDMVPVECVARGYLTGGGLKEYERTGAVSGVPLPRGLVEASILPEPIFTPSTKAPAGEHDEPITFAEVVDKVGAETAERLRQITLDVYRRGAELAADRGILVADTKIELGWAPDGTLTLGDEVLTSDSSRYWPAESYQPGRTQFSYDKQYVRDWATGSGWDKQAPAPEVPAEVVEATRARYVDVYERLTGERWA, from the coding sequence GTGGAACTTCTGCACTCGGGCAAGGTCCGGGACGTCTACACCGACGGTGACGACCTGATCCTGGTCGCCTCCGACCGGATCTCCGTCTACGACGTGGTGCTACCCACCCCGATCCCGGACAAGGGGCGGTTGCTCACCGCCCTGTCGCTCTGGTGGTTCGCGCAGCTCGCCGACCTGGTGCCGCACCACGTGGTCTCGGCCACCGAGGTGCCCGCCGAGTTCGCCGGTCGGGCCATCCGCTGCCGCCGGCTGGACATGGTGCCCGTCGAGTGCGTCGCCCGCGGCTACCTCACCGGCGGCGGCCTCAAGGAGTACGAGCGCACCGGCGCGGTGTCCGGCGTACCGCTGCCGCGTGGCCTGGTCGAGGCGTCGATCCTGCCGGAGCCGATCTTCACCCCGTCGACCAAGGCGCCAGCGGGGGAGCACGACGAGCCGATCACCTTCGCCGAGGTGGTGGACAAGGTGGGCGCGGAGACCGCCGAGCGGCTGCGCCAGATCACCCTCGACGTCTACCGGCGGGGCGCGGAACTCGCCGCCGACCGGGGCATCCTGGTCGCCGACACCAAGATCGAACTGGGCTGGGCGCCGGACGGCACCCTCACGCTCGGCGACGAGGTTCTCACCTCCGATTCGTCGCGCTACTGGCCCGCCGAGTCGTACCAGCCGGGTCGCACCCAGTTCTCCTACGACAAGCAGTACGTCCGGGACTGGGCGACCGGCAGCGGCTGGGACAAGCAGGCCCCCGCTCCCGAGGTCCCGGCCGAGGTGGTCGAGGCGACCCGGGCCCGCTACGTCGATGTCTACGAGCGGCTGACCGGCGAACGCTGGGCCTGA
- a CDS encoding WXG100 family type VII secretion target, which produces MSSPITYNFGEISDVATAIGTYQGQMDGSLQELYTQFTQLFAADWQGSAGQACDEARQKWNQGATEIKEALSRVGVKLGASAERMQQIDQQIAAGM; this is translated from the coding sequence GTGAGCAGTCCCATCACCTACAACTTCGGCGAGATCTCCGATGTGGCCACCGCCATCGGCACATACCAGGGCCAGATGGACGGCAGTCTCCAGGAGCTGTACACCCAGTTCACCCAGCTCTTCGCGGCGGACTGGCAGGGCTCGGCGGGCCAGGCGTGCGACGAGGCCCGGCAGAAGTGGAACCAGGGCGCCACCGAGATCAAGGAAGCGCTGTCCCGCGTCGGCGTCAAGCTCGGAGCCTCGGCGGAACGGATGCAGCAGATCGACCAGCAGATCGCCGCCGGTATGTGA